From the genome of Notolabrus celidotus isolate fNotCel1 chromosome 5, fNotCel1.pri, whole genome shotgun sequence, one region includes:
- the f11r.1 gene encoding F11 receptor, tandem duplicate 1: MSVCGLGSVALFLLAATGVGGFSVTSSNPDVRVKENVGTDLSCSYSGDFGANARVEWKFKDLKGSQVYVIFDGKPTGPYANRVTMYNSNLRFTTTTRRDNGVYDCEVSGSGQFGEVRVKLTVLVPPTPPLCRIPTSVTTGKKTTLTCHDANGSPPPKYRWYKNNVLLPPEPSKIAGFKNATYRINVDNGNLEYTKTAKTDSGQYYCEAVNEAGPPQRCKGGKMEIRDLNTGGIVAGVIVALLLVALLIFGLWYANKKGYLPKKSESKPKPSVVYQPTSLNGGDEDDGEFKQKSSFVV; the protein is encoded by the exons ATGTCTGTCTGCGGGCTGGGTTCCGTGGCTTTGTTCCTCCTCGCAGCGACAG GTGTGGGTGGCTTTTCAGTCACTTCCAGCAACCCAGATGTGCGAGTGAAAGAGAACGTAG GAACCGACCTTTCATGCTCCTATTCAGGCGACTTCGGTGCAAATGCCAGAGTTGAGTGGAAGTTTAAGGACCTGAAAGGCTCACAGGTGTATGTGATCTTTGATGGGAAGCCAACAG GACCATATGCCAACAGAGTGACAATGTACAACAGCAACCTGAGATTCACAACCACGACCCGCCGCGATAATGGAGTCTACGACTGTGAGGTTTCAGGAAGTGGACAGTTTGGGGAAGTTCGAGTGAAGCTGACTGTCCTTG TGCCCCCCACTCCACCCTTGTGTAGGATCCCAACTTCAGTGACAACGGGCAAGAAAACCACGTTGACCTGCCATGACGCCAATGGCTCCCCTCCCCCCAAATACAGGTGGTACAAAAACAACGTCCTTCTGCCGCCTGAACCAAGCAAGATCGCCGGCTTCAAAAACGCCACCTACAGGATCAATGTTGATAACGGCAACCTG GAGTATACCAAAACTGCCAAGACTGACTCAGGTCAGTACTATTGTGAGGCCGTCAACGAAGCTGGTCCTCCTCAGCGCTGCAAAGGAGGAAAAATGGAAATCC gtgacCTCAACACTGGTGGAATTGTTGCTGGAGTAATCGTGGCTCTGCTGTTGGTGGCTCTGCTGATATTTGGTCTTTGGTATGCCAACAAGAAAGGATACCTGCCCA AGAAGAGCGAAAG CAAACCAAAGCCCAGTGTGGTGTACCAGCCCACATCACTGAACGGTGGTGATGAGGACGAT GGGGAATTCAAACAGAAGTCATCATTTGTGGTATAG